The following coding sequences are from one Musa acuminata AAA Group cultivar baxijiao chromosome BXJ2-4, Cavendish_Baxijiao_AAA, whole genome shotgun sequence window:
- the LOC135610262 gene encoding GATA transcription factor 4-like isoform X2, with the protein MVPEWEMATGVDFGMGMEFGSGARYSTTAPVVAPLTPTTSATATTPAYLYGALPPTADASLRVDDLLDFSDHDLYASVGVDAQFYATTTTVPGSGPPSGQTFSGRQSQHTTFDLYVPQCEDAAELEWLSKFVEESFSDVPSYQSGAAVIAPSCEAQLRAEQSANGRGARGKRSRATIGAVSAAAWSSLVTPPHPPAQNSPSSSSSSSSSEFSPSRPKAGGADNGNRGSRGKKGGGGVGLEGGVRRCTHCASEKTPQWRTGPLGPKTLCNACGVRFKSGRLVPEYRPAASPTFVLTQHSNSHRKVMELRRQKELLLLRHQENDPSSARPDLLFSDYGVC; encoded by the exons ATGGTTCCGGAGTGGGAGATGGCAACGGGGGTGGATTTTGGGATGGGAATGGAATTTGGATCCGGAGCTCGTTATTCTACCACAGCACCTGTTGTCGCGCCGCTTACTCCTACCACTAGCGCTACTGCCACTACGCCTGCCTACCTCTACGGGGCTCTTCCGCCCACCGCCGACGCCAGTCTCCGCGTCGATGACCTCCTCGACTTCTCCGACCACGATCTCTACGCTTCTGTTGGCGTCGACGCTCAATTCTACGCCACCACGACGACCGTGCCCGGAAGCGGTCCGCCGTCGGGACAGACGTTCTCCGGTCGCCAATCTCAGCACACCACCTTCGACCTTTACGTTCCT CAATGCGAGGACGCGGCCGAGCTCGAGTGGCTGTCCAAGTTTGTGGAGGAGTCCTTCTCGGACGTGCCTTCTTATCAGTCCGGGGCGGCCGTAATTGCGCCCTCGTGTGAGGCGCAGCTCCGGGCGGAGCAGTCGGCCAACGGCCGCGGAGCTCGGGGCAAGCGCTCGAGGGCGACCATCGGTGCCGTTTCGGCCGCCGCATGGTCCTCATTGGTGACGCCACCGCATCCACCGGCGCAGAACTCGCCTTCGTCTTCGTCCTCGTCGTCGTCCTCCGAGTTCTCTCCGTCGAGGCCGAAGGCGGGCGGTGCCGACAACGGAAACAGGGGCAGCAGAGGGAAGAAGGGTGGAGGAGGCGTGGGGTTGGAAGGCGGGGTGCGGCGCTGCACGCACTGCGCGTCGGAGAAGACGCCGCAGTGGCGGACGGGGCCGCTGGGGCCGAAGACGCTGTGCAACGCGTGCGGCGTGAGGTTCAAGTCGGGTCGGCTCGTGCCAGAGTACCGGCCGGCAGCGAGCCCCACCTTCGTGCTCACGCAGCACTCCAACTCCCACCGCAAGGTCATGGAGCTCCGCCGCCAGAAGGAGCTGCTGCTCCTCCGCCACCAGGAGAACGACCCCTCCTCCGCACGGCCGGATCTGCTGTTCAGCGACTATGGGGTTTGCTGA
- the LOC135610262 gene encoding GATA transcription factor 4-like isoform X1, producing MVPEWEMATGVDFGMGMEFGSGARYSTTAPVVAPLTPTTSATATTPAYLYGALPPTADASLRVDDLLDFSDHDLYASVGVDAQFYATTTTVPGSGPPSGQTFSGRQSQHTTFDLYVPVRQPPELRQCEDAAELEWLSKFVEESFSDVPSYQSGAAVIAPSCEAQLRAEQSANGRGARGKRSRATIGAVSAAAWSSLVTPPHPPAQNSPSSSSSSSSSEFSPSRPKAGGADNGNRGSRGKKGGGGVGLEGGVRRCTHCASEKTPQWRTGPLGPKTLCNACGVRFKSGRLVPEYRPAASPTFVLTQHSNSHRKVMELRRQKELLLLRHQENDPSSARPDLLFSDYGVC from the exons ATGGTTCCGGAGTGGGAGATGGCAACGGGGGTGGATTTTGGGATGGGAATGGAATTTGGATCCGGAGCTCGTTATTCTACCACAGCACCTGTTGTCGCGCCGCTTACTCCTACCACTAGCGCTACTGCCACTACGCCTGCCTACCTCTACGGGGCTCTTCCGCCCACCGCCGACGCCAGTCTCCGCGTCGATGACCTCCTCGACTTCTCCGACCACGATCTCTACGCTTCTGTTGGCGTCGACGCTCAATTCTACGCCACCACGACGACCGTGCCCGGAAGCGGTCCGCCGTCGGGACAGACGTTCTCCGGTCGCCAATCTCAGCACACCACCTTCGACCTTTACGTTCCTGTGAGGCAACCACCGGAGCTCCGA CAATGCGAGGACGCGGCCGAGCTCGAGTGGCTGTCCAAGTTTGTGGAGGAGTCCTTCTCGGACGTGCCTTCTTATCAGTCCGGGGCGGCCGTAATTGCGCCCTCGTGTGAGGCGCAGCTCCGGGCGGAGCAGTCGGCCAACGGCCGCGGAGCTCGGGGCAAGCGCTCGAGGGCGACCATCGGTGCCGTTTCGGCCGCCGCATGGTCCTCATTGGTGACGCCACCGCATCCACCGGCGCAGAACTCGCCTTCGTCTTCGTCCTCGTCGTCGTCCTCCGAGTTCTCTCCGTCGAGGCCGAAGGCGGGCGGTGCCGACAACGGAAACAGGGGCAGCAGAGGGAAGAAGGGTGGAGGAGGCGTGGGGTTGGAAGGCGGGGTGCGGCGCTGCACGCACTGCGCGTCGGAGAAGACGCCGCAGTGGCGGACGGGGCCGCTGGGGCCGAAGACGCTGTGCAACGCGTGCGGCGTGAGGTTCAAGTCGGGTCGGCTCGTGCCAGAGTACCGGCCGGCAGCGAGCCCCACCTTCGTGCTCACGCAGCACTCCAACTCCCACCGCAAGGTCATGGAGCTCCGCCGCCAGAAGGAGCTGCTGCTCCTCCGCCACCAGGAGAACGACCCCTCCTCCGCACGGCCGGATCTGCTGTTCAGCGACTATGGGGTTTGCTGA